The sequence below is a genomic window from Zhongshania aliphaticivorans.
CAGAGCTAAGGAGGCCATTCTGCTGACGTCGGCATTAAGTATTTGCCTAGTTAGTGTTAATCCGCATATGCCGTAGACGCAGAGCCCATGAATAATCGGTTTTGCAAAGCCAGCTTTTTGGGCAATGGCAGGGTCAATATGTAGCGGGTTGCGGTCGCCATTGAGGCGGTAAAATAAGGCGGCCCGGTCATCAATTTTATGTTCGTCAACGTAATCTGGAGTGCCGCTTGGTGTTGGCGCCAGGGGAGCGGGTGGCGTGCCAAACTCGCCACAGCCGCCGTCGTCGCGTAGTAAATAGCAGGACTTTACCGTGCAGAGTAGTTCATTGTTAATGGCGTTATATAGGTCTTTGTCAAAATACATAAGCGCGCCCTTGGCTGCGCCTTTGTCGACGATGGCAGAAACGCGGTATTCCGCCTTTATTGTCCCGCTTGGTGCGATGGCTTGATAAAACCTGGTGCGCTGTTCGACATGGAGAAGCTTGACCAAGTTGATATCAAATTTGGGATCGGTCATCCATGCGCCGGGGTGTGCTAAAGCCGCCGAGATGGTGGGTAGGGCCAGTAAATTTTTTTCGTAGACAAAATTTAAGTCCACTTCTTCA
It includes:
- a CDS encoding MaoC/PaaZ C-terminal domain-containing protein translates to MNLDALLAHKFEAKTVTYDERDTMLYALSLGAGSSPHEEVDLNFVYEKNLLALPTISAALAHPGAWMTDPKFDINLVKLLHVEQRTRFYQAIAPSGTIKAEYRVSAIVDKGAAKGALMYFDKDLYNAINNELLCTVKSCYLLRDDGGCGEFGTPPAPLAPTPSGTPDYVDEHKIDDRAALFYRLNGDRNPLHIDPAIAQKAGFAKPIIHGLCVYGICGLTLTRQILNADVSRMASLALRFSAPAYPGETLLIEAWQLEGGITFRATAKERNQVVINNGFIDLN